Part of the Methanobacterium sp. genome, TAACAAAAGGTTATATAAATCTTTCGCACAAAAATAACTTTAGGTGACTAAAAATTATCACCTATTATATCACTCATCCTATAAAAAGTTGGGTGAATTTTTAATAAATATATTAAATTATTAGAGAAATTATTATAATAAGGTTTATAAAGGGGATTTACATCTTAAACCTTCTCTGAATAATAATCGAATTTAAAAGGATAAAAAAAATTTTAAAACAAAATTAGAAAGTTAAACATTATTTAAAGGGATAATATGGATCTTGAAGCAATACTGGATGTTATGGGATGTAAAACAAGAAGAGATATATTAAATCTCCTGACAGAAGAGCCCCGTTTTGTAAGTGAAATATCTAAGGAGCTTGAAATAGGACAAAAAGCTATAATTGAACACTTAAAAGCAATGGAGAAATTAGGACTTTTAAAATCATCCTTCCAGAAGATAGAAAGGGGCCGTCCAAGAAAATATTACGATATATCAAGTAAAGTAGAAATTCAAATAAGTATAGATGGAAATGTTATTAGAATGGACATTAGAAGAGATGACTTCTCAAAATTGCAGGAACTGGAGAATAGATTCAGTTTAGGACATGAGGACGTCATTGAAGATCTGGAAAATCTTATTGAAAGGTATGATAGAGCAAAGAAATATGCTGAAATACTGTTAATGGAAGCAAAAAGAAGGAGAAATGTGATAAAATTATTAGAGGGAGGTACAGAGCGTCTTATCCAGTAACCAGATGGAAAATAACCAGGCCCTAAAAATACTTATCTCTTTAGAGTTAACTTTACCGGGTTTAGAAACCATTTTAAAATCAAGAAACTATCTGTTTTTATAATACATAGCAGCAATAGCAGCCTGCCCCAGCGAAACAGAACCATCTCCAGCACATGTATTTTTATGCTGAATAAATTCATATCCACTTTCTGTTACAGCATTTTTTATGGTTCTGCTGATAGCTTCATTGTAAAATACGCCTCCAGTTCCACCAATTACATTAACACCTGTTTTATCTGCAGCTTTTATGCCTAATTTTGCAAGACCTTCTGCTACAGCTTTCTGGGCTGAACATGCAATATTTTGAACACGTTCCCCTGATTTTTTAGCCTCCAAAACAGAAATCAGTATTTTAGAAGTATCCAGCATGTTAACTCCACCCTCAGTTTTAATTTCAACAGGAATCTCAACTGTATCTTCCCCATAATAAGCTGTTGACTCCAGTTTCATGGCACATTCACCTTCATAAGTTCTCTCTCCACAAATTCCAAGTGCAGCTGAAATTGCATCAAGCACGCGCCCGGTACTGGTTGTTTTCTGGATATTAAACTGCCTATCAAGTTGTTTTAAGACCAGATCTATCTCTTTAGCACCATATTTAAAATAATGAATATATTCATTTTCCATCAGTTCTCTAAGTTCCTCTTCACTGTAATAATCATAAAGCATGGCTATTACCATTCTTACAGGATATCTGGTGGTTAAATCTCCACCAGCCATATTTTGCGGCATCAAAGTACCCAATCTTTCATAATTTTCATCTTTAGCATGTAATATCTCGCCCCCCCATGCTGATCCATCTGCACCATAACCTACACCGTCTGCAGCGATGCATATGAGTTCGTCAATTCCATGATCAACAAAAAGCGCCCCTGCATGTGCATGATGATGCTGAACTCCGTAAACATCGCATTTAAACCTTTCACTCAATTCTCCTGCAAGCTTAGTTGTAAAAAACATTGGATGAAGGTCACATGCCACAACATCTATATTTTCTGTCCTTGTTATGTCCATCATGTAGCTAATGGCTTCCTGCAGGTATTTGTAGGTTTCATATTTGGTTGTGTTTCCAATATGCTGTGATACATAGCATTTCTGGTCTTTTAGCAGGGAAAATGTTACATCGATCTCAGGCCCAAGAGCTAAAATGTTTATACCGCCTGCAATTTTTGAAAAATCGTATGGTTCAGGCACATAACCCCTTGAACGCCTTATAAACGCTAAATCTCCATTTCTAAACCTTATAACTGAATCATCACATCTATTAACTATTTTTCTATCATGAAGAAGATAATAATCTGCTATCCCTTCTAATTTTGCCAGTATTTCGCCATTATCTATGAGCATGGGTTCTCCGGGCATGTTTGCAGATGTCATGATGTATGCTGGTTCATCAGTTTCCCTGAAAAGCAGGTGGTGCAGTCCAGAATAGGGGAGCATTACTCCAAGGTTATGAAGATCTGGAGACACAGATGGTGCCAGATAATAATTTTCGTTTTTATTAAGCACTACAATTGGCCTTCTCCTTGAAATTAAAGCTTTTTCTTCGAAATCTGCAACTTCGGCAAAGGTCTTTACAGTTTCAATATCTGGAGACATGCAGGCAAAGGGCTGGTTAAATCTTCCAAGCCTTTCTCTTAAAGTAATTACAGGATCATCATCTGTTGCTTTTAAAACAAGATGTGTTCCTCCAATTCCCTTAATTGCAAGTATATTTCCTTTATCTATGAGTTTGACGGCTTTTGCTATGGGATTTTTAACATCCAAAATTTCATCTTTGTAGAGAAAAATGGAAGGTCCGCAGGCGAAGCAGCATGTTGCTTCTGCATGATAACGCCGATTTAAAGGATCGCTGTATTCAACCAGGCATTCATCACAAAGTGGGAACTCATCCATTGAGGTTCGCTTACGATCATATGGAATTGATTTTATAACAGTAAAACGAGGTCCACAGTCAGTACATGCAGTAAATGGATATTTATACCGTCTATCTACTTTATTAAACATTTCTTCAAGGCATTTATCGCAAACTGCAACGTCTGGTGGAATTACAGATGATCCAGAAAATTCTGCAGCGCTTTCAAGTATTACAAAATCATCAAATTCAGAAGTTTCAACAGACCCCTCCCAGTTTACATTCAAACCTGTTATTTTAGAAATTGGAGGTTTATTATTGCATAAATTTTTTATAAATCCTTCGATCTGTAATTTATTTCCTTCAAGAACTATTTCAACACTGTTTCCAAGGTTTCTGACCGATCCTTTAAGGCCCATTTCTTTAGCCAGTCTATAAACTGTGGGCCTGAATCCAACTCCCTGTACAATTCCATGCACCAGGATTCTAACTCTTTCCAATTTTATACCTCTAAAAATTACATTAACTGATTTAATCTTTGATAAATGATTAAATCCCGCTTTTATCCCTTATTGAATTAGTTGTCTAAAAGTTTTGTGCTGACTATAAACAGGTATGATAATTTTAAAAGTCCATGACATTTAGGTTAACTTTAATATTTTGATCTTTATAATATAAATAAACAAAAATTGTGATCCCATGAAAGAAATACTCCAAAGGCTTGTAAACAATGAAATTTCCCCTGAAGAAGCTGAAAAAATGCTTAAAACGTTGCATATTGAAGAACTGGAAGATTTTGCAAAATTAGATACTTCAAGGCACTTAAGGACAGGTATCCCCGAGGTGATATATGCAGAAAATAAGGATGATGAAGATCTATTGAAAATTATATTGCATTGTGCTCATATGGGTCATGTGATGGTTACGCGGCTTACTGCGCAAAGATATGAATTAATGAAACCTGAAATTGAAAAAATTAAAGAAAATAGCCTTATTGAATATAACAGAAAGGCACGCGTTCTTGTTATTAAAAATAGGGAGATAAAAAAAAGGGGCAAGATAGGTATTTTAACTGCAGGGACCTCTGATATTCCTGTGGCAGAAGAAGCACGAATTACAGCTGAAGAAATGGGTTGTGAGGTTTTAACAGCTCATGATACGGGTGTTGCTGGAATACACCGTCTTTTTTCTCCATTGAAGCAAATGCTTGCAGAAGATGTTAAAGCAATTATTGTGGTGGCTGGAATGGAGGGGGCGCTGCCTTCTGTGGTTGCAGGACTTGTTGATGTACCTGTAATTGGAGTTCCAACTTCAGTAGGATATGGAGTAGGAGAAGGAGGATTTACAGCTCTCTATTCAATGCTCCAGTCATGTTCTCCTGGAATTGCAGTTGTAAATATTGATAATGGTTTTGGAGCAGGGGTTTTTGCAGCTAAATTAACTAAACAGGCTCTTAAAGATTAAATAAAAGAACTTTTAAAGTATGGGGGTTAATTATGGATGTTTTTGAGGCTATAAGTAAAAGAAGAAGCATCAGGAAGTATAAAGATACTCCAGTTGATGATGAGAAGATTGAAATGATACTGGAAGCAGGGCGAATTGCTCCATCTGCTGCAAACAGACAGGAATGGAAATTTATAGTGGTTAAAAACAAGGAAACAAGGGAAAAACTTGCAGTAGCTGCTAACGATCAGAAATTTGTTGCTGAAGCACAGGTTATAATAGTGGCATGCGCAACAGAATCAGAAAGAGTAATGCCCTGCGGCCAGTATGCATATACAGTTGATATATCTATTGCAGTTTCATTTATGATTCTTGAAGCCACTGAACAGGGCCTTGGAACATGCTGGCTTGGAGCATATGATGAAGAAAAAGTAAGGAATGTTTTACAGATTCCTGAAAGAATCAGAGTTCCAGCAATGTTTACATTGGGATATGCAGATGAAGAACCGCATCAAAGACCGCGAAAGCATTTAAGTGAGATTATTAGCAGTGAATTTTACATGACTCACTAATTTTTGGAATATCTTTATCCATCAATCAAGTAAATTGCACTTTGCCCACAACTTATCACCACTTCTTTTTCCTCTCCACAAGCTTTTTAAGGATTACAAATACCACAAGGATTATAACCTCCATTAATAGCTTCTTGCCTGGAAGTTAAACGGACTTTATTTTTCTCACTCATTTTAGATACTGAAGAGCAGGAAGGTTCATGAAACTTCTTTGAATTACGATTTCCCATATAATAATCAGCATTATTTGAGCTGGTACTTTTACTCACTGTTCGATAATTAGTTGTTCCTGCCCATGAATAAGGATTAAACTCAGATGGAGGAATATACATCACTTCTGCATATCCTTTTTTTAATAATTCTGCATTTACGTTGGTATCTCCAGCATAAACAACAGATAGAACTCTTCCATATTTATCATAATGTTTAGCGTTATCAATATCTAAACCAACAGTCTTTCCTAAACATAAACCCTTAACAAAATCTTTAGCTTCTTGATAACCTGCCTGTCCTCTTTCTGGAGTGTTCACACCTACAAAACGTATTCTACCCACACCATCCACATCAATGGTATCTCCATCAACAACATATGAACAATAACCGCTGGCTTCATAATTAGTTTTAAGAGCTTTGGTAGTATTAGTTGCTTGAGAAGTGGAAGATTGGCTGGGAGCTTCGGTAGTGTTATTAGCTGTTTTAGAAGTGGAAGATTGATTATAACTTTGATTATAATCATAGGAAGTATTATTTTGGCTAATACAGCCTGCTATACTCATAATACTTAAAAATAAAATGAATATTAAAATTATATTTAATTTTTTCAACTCCATCCCCCAATATTATTGAGGTTTAATTTTACTAATACTTATCGAGAATTTGGATTAACCTTTTTGATTTTGATATTATTATACATTATGAGTAGTTCGTAAGGTTAAGTATTGTATTGTGCAGGGTGTATTATTGATTTATGACAACCAAAAACACCTGCGTGGTAAGATATTGAATGGCGAATGTATTAAATCCTTGAAAAACCTCTGGTTTTTTGGGGCAGTCAAAAAATCGTAGCCCTCAAACACGAAGCTTGCAAAATCTCTGATTTTGTGGCATCAAATTCAAAGAATTTGAAAGCCGTCAAACACGTAGTGTTTGGGCCAACAAATCTTCGATTTGTGGCCGAGGAAATACAGTTCCCCCGGCGGTCAAAATCAGAGATTTTAACTGTTTGGGCAATCAAAACCAAAGGTTTTGAATGACACCATAGACTTTCTATTGAAAGAAGTAGAGAGAGTGGGGTTTAAAATTAAAGGACTTTGCCTGGATCGGGAGTTCTACACTGCAGAAATCATAAACTATCTTCAAGAAGCGCCAACATCCACTTTCCCCTCTCCGGGAAAACGATGATACTCCACACTTTAGATGCGGGCGCATTAATTGCGATTGATTTTTTAACAATGAGTTTCTTCATATCCTACTCCTCTTTCTCGCTAAAATTTTCACCCGGTCTAAAGTTTGGAAAACCTGATCTTAAACATTTCTTCCTGCCTGGGAGGAACGTCAATTTTAACAGCCAAATTGGTGATACCATCCTTAAAGTTTTCTCTCGCCGCAAATATTACTCTACTGAAACCTATTTACGGCGGATCGGCGCAAATGTCTGTACAGGGTCTAACGTCATGAATTCAAAAATGATTTTATTACAAAGCTCTGGTTTTTCTACGAGAAAACCATGCGAAGTACCGGGAACAACCGCTAATTCACCTTTTGGCAGGGCTCGATAAAAGTCCATGGCATGCTCGAGTGTGACTTCATCGTCATCACCGATCATGACGAGGGTCCGACACAGTATCTTTTTTAAATCTTTTCTCGTGAGCTTGGGCCCACCTGTATGCATCTCATAGAGCTTCTTTTCTATTTCAAAATTTTGCTTTGCAGGAGCTTGACTGATCACGCTGGGAGCCCAGCCACTATTATGAAATACACCGCCTGCGCATATCAGCCGCTCCACAAGATCCGGACGTTTCAACACCACAAAAAGTGCTATTATGGCACCGTCGCTCATGCCAAGTATCCGGGCCTCACTGCCGACGACTTGTTCGAGGAAATAGATCATGTCATCTGCGACGAGTTCGTAGCTGTAAGTACCCGGAGTATCAGGCGTATGGCCATGGCCACGTCGTTCTGGCAAAAATACGTGGAAACGTGAGGTAAGTGAATCGAGATTCGGCTCAAAAACACTGGAATCAACCCCGACTCCGCCGGGGTGAAACATAACAAGGGGCTCGCCCTTACCGTGATCATCATACCACGTCCGTATGCCATTTAGCTCAACATATTTTCCCATAAAGATTCGCTCGGTTATTTTATCAATCGGGGTGTCTGATTTGGCGTGAAAATTTATGGGTTATTTGAGTTTAATTTCACGCATTGATAGTTATTCAAAAGACCCTGTTTAAGCTTTGTTTGGCAAAGTAATTAAATTTATCGATAGTAGAACTTTGAAGTCATGAATTGGCTCGAAACAGGCTACAGAGCATAAAGATATCAAACTATGCTAAAAATAGTTTCACTGGCTTCATATTTTGATTTAAAAGTATCTCATGTTTACTTTGAGGTAAAAAACCGGAAAAGCTCCGGAAATTCTTAAATATTGACGAATTGTTATCTTTAAAACAGGTGAGAGAGGTTTTTTCACAAAATGAACAAAAATATCTGGAAATGGTATTGAAAACATTAAATAAACTATAATTTAAAAAAATACGAGAGGTTAAAACTGTTTTAATTGATTCAACCCCGTTACTTATTCGGGATAAACAAGTATAAAATAGTTCCTTTAATATTTCCCAAAAAACCCACCCTAAAAGTGTTAAAAAACAAAATGATCGATCCATTAGATTATTTTGACCATGAGAATAAGTTAGGATCAATATACAGGAAAATAGGAGAAAGGTTATTTGAATTACTTCCTAAATGGGGGGATTTTCGCCGGACAAGATGGAATAAGTATTCCAATTCCTCAAAGAAAACTCAGGTTTAGGCCCACACATATACCCAACCATCAGTCTATAAAAAACCTATCTAAATGTACTTTTACTGGGAATATTAGTATCCTACGGTCAAAACGAAATCCAGGAAATCTACGCCATGGAAAATTTCACTTAAAACAGACACCCTGTTTTTAAATAATTTAAATTTTCAAAAAGTATAGGAAAAGATAATTAAACTTTTTATTGGATAATTTATGCAAATAATTTAAGATGCCTTAATTTTGATGCTTTTATTTCTCAAAATTTACTAAATAATTGTGAAATTGATAGTTTTTATATGTAATGAAATTTAAAATAATAATCATAAAGAAGTCTATGAGGAGATTATATGTGGAATAAGAAAAAACTAAAAACATTTGTTGATTTTTTAAACGATTGTTTAGAATTTGAATTTAATATTAATGAATTTAATCATAGACTAATGCTACAAAAATATATTTATTTAGCTGGTTATTTTGGACTTAACCATAATTATTCTTATAATTTATATATAAGAGGCCCTTATTCCAGTAAATTAGCTGAAGACTATTATGATTTAGATATAGATAGTAACAAATTAGAGTTAGATGATTTTGATAAAAAAGGATTCAGAAATTTTATCAAGGATAAAAGTATATTCTGGTTAGAAGCTACGACTACTATTTTAACTTTATATAGAAATTATAAAGTTCTTTATGAAGAAGCTGACCTAAAAGAAGCTATTTTAGTGAAAACAAAAAGTCTTAAACCCTACATAGACGATGAAATAATCAACGAATCATATAAAGAAATCAGCGAAAAATTTATGAACTAAATAGATGATTTATAGAATATGGAGAATGATAAACAGCACGTTTATGTCGATACTCAATATGTTTATGCCTATGCAGTTGGAAGTAAAAAAGATGAAGATAGATATGTAGCAGAACAATTTAAATCATTAATTTCAAATAAGAATCCAAATATATTACCTAAAATACCATTTACTGTCATAGGAGAAACAATTAATAACATAAAAACTAAAAATTTGAGTTCTAATGAAGAACAAAATATAATGGACAAAATTTTAAAACTTTCAAGGAATAATAGTGTTGATTTTATTCCAGCTTCTCCTTTTTGTCTTAAAATTGCTAGTTATATTAAATCTCAAGATCCAAGACTTGAGGATACAGATGTTTTAATAGTTTCTCATGCAATTGCAGATCCTAATTCTTCCTTATTACTTTTTATAGAAGATGCAATTATTAATTCAGGCGTTATAGATGAATTAAGAGTTGATAGGGCAAATAAAATTAAGGAAATATGTGATCATAATAGTAATTTAAGGTATAGAGATCTAAATATTAGAGATTTTTTTAAAGAAGATATCAATTGAAATAAAATTAAAGAAAAGTGCTTATCCTGGTGCCAATACCGCAGGATATGGCATAAATTCAAGGTATTTGATTTTGAATTGATTAAAATCAGAATTGTTTAAACTTCTCTATTTGGAATATGAAAAAAGATGAATAACAAAGAGATTGAAAAACTTTAACCCCGCTTTATTCCATAAAAAATACAGAAATTATAGTA contains:
- a CDS encoding ArsR family transcriptional regulator, which encodes MDLEAILDVMGCKTRRDILNLLTEEPRFVSEISKELEIGQKAIIEHLKAMEKLGLLKSSFQKIERGRPRKYYDISSKVEIQISIDGNVIRMDIRRDDFSKLQELENRFSLGHEDVIEDLENLIERYDRAKKYAEILLMEAKRRRNVIKLLEGGTERLIQ
- the hypF gene encoding carbamoyltransferase HypF, yielding MERVRILVHGIVQGVGFRPTVYRLAKEMGLKGSVRNLGNSVEIVLEGNKLQIEGFIKNLCNNKPPISKITGLNVNWEGSVETSEFDDFVILESAAEFSGSSVIPPDVAVCDKCLEEMFNKVDRRYKYPFTACTDCGPRFTVIKSIPYDRKRTSMDEFPLCDECLVEYSDPLNRRYHAEATCCFACGPSIFLYKDEILDVKNPIAKAVKLIDKGNILAIKGIGGTHLVLKATDDDPVITLRERLGRFNQPFACMSPDIETVKTFAEVADFEEKALISRRRPIVVLNKNENYYLAPSVSPDLHNLGVMLPYSGLHHLLFRETDEPAYIMTSANMPGEPMLIDNGEILAKLEGIADYYLLHDRKIVNRCDDSVIRFRNGDLAFIRRSRGYVPEPYDFSKIAGGINILALGPEIDVTFSLLKDQKCYVSQHIGNTTKYETYKYLQEAISYMMDITRTENIDVVACDLHPMFFTTKLAGELSERFKCDVYGVQHHHAHAGALFVDHGIDELICIAADGVGYGADGSAWGGEILHAKDENYERLGTLMPQNMAGGDLTTRYPVRMVIAMLYDYYSEEELRELMENEYIHYFKYGAKEIDLVLKQLDRQFNIQKTTSTGRVLDAISAALGICGERTYEGECAMKLESTAYYGEDTVEIPVEIKTEGGVNMLDTSKILISVLEAKKSGERVQNIACSAQKAVAEGLAKLGIKAADKTGVNVIGGTGGVFYNEAISRTIKNAVTESGYEFIQHKNTCAGDGSVSLGQAAIAAMYYKNR
- the larB gene encoding nickel pincer cofactor biosynthesis protein LarB, with protein sequence MKEILQRLVNNEISPEEAEKMLKTLHIEELEDFAKLDTSRHLRTGIPEVIYAENKDDEDLLKIILHCAHMGHVMVTRLTAQRYELMKPEIEKIKENSLIEYNRKARVLVIKNREIKKRGKIGILTAGTSDIPVAEEARITAEEMGCEVLTAHDTGVAGIHRLFSPLKQMLAEDVKAIIVVAGMEGALPSVVAGLVDVPVIGVPTSVGYGVGEGGFTALYSMLQSCSPGIAVVNIDNGFGAGVFAAKLTKQALKD
- a CDS encoding nitroreductase family protein; its protein translation is MDVFEAISKRRSIRKYKDTPVDDEKIEMILEAGRIAPSAANRQEWKFIVVKNKETREKLAVAANDQKFVAEAQVIIVACATESERVMPCGQYAYTVDISIAVSFMILEATEQGLGTCWLGAYDEEKVRNVLQIPERIRVPAMFTLGYADEEPHQRPRKHLSEIISSEFYMTH
- a CDS encoding thermonuclease family protein, yielding MKKLNIILIFILFLSIMSIAGCISQNNTSYDYNQSYNQSSTSKTANNTTEAPSQSSTSQATNTTKALKTNYEASGYCSYVVDGDTIDVDGVGRIRFVGVNTPERGQAGYQEAKDFVKGLCLGKTVGLDIDNAKHYDKYGRVLSVVYAGDTNVNAELLKKGYAEVMYIPPSEFNPYSWAGTTNYRTVSKSTSSNNADYYMGNRNSKKFHEPSCSSVSKMSEKNKVRLTSRQEAINGGYNPCGICNP
- a CDS encoding alpha/beta hydrolase → MGKYVELNGIRTWYDDHGKGEPLVMFHPGGVGVDSSVFEPNLDSLTSRFHVFLPERRGHGHTPDTPGTYSYELVADDMIYFLEQVVGSEARILGMSDGAIIALFVVLKRPDLVERLICAGGVFHNSGWAPSVISQAPAKQNFEIEKKLYEMHTGGPKLTRKDLKKILCRTLVMIGDDDEVTLEHAMDFYRALPKGELAVVPGTSHGFLVEKPELCNKIIFEFMTLDPVQTFAPIRRK